TTTTCTTCTCTGGTCTCCTTCCCTGGGCTCAAATTCTCTACAACTGGGGGTGGAGGGTTTAAAGAATTTTGCTGATCGAGTTCCTTCCCCTTGAGGGACTATGTAGGGTTATGTGGGTTCTTCCTGCTCTGCGTAGCATGTGTTCCTTCTCATGGTCCAGGGGAGACATTATGCCCAAGGAGCAAGGGGCAGCAATTCCTTAGACACCTATGAAATATGCCCTACTTTCCCCCAAAGCGTGAAGTTCCAGCAAAAAGTGAGGGAGAGCGCCTGCAAAAGAGCTGCTTAAGTTTTCACCCCCCTAGCCTAGCCCAGCTGAGTATCACTGCTTCCCTTCATCTGCCAGTGCTCTGACAATCCCGTTGCCATTACCATTAAGGTTCCAGGCTTGAACTTTGAGTTAAGAAGGCTACACGTGGAGACAGGAGGGAAGGTAAGAATATGACTAGAAGGAGACAAATGAGTTGAAATTAAACACGAGAAAAGCTCAAAAGTACAGGCAGAACCCTACTTagtcttttttccattcttctttaTTCCATAAACACCTAGTTACAAGTTGCACAAATCAAAAATAAAGGCAGAGAAGGGTATAGGGAAGATTTTGGTGATGTGCGTgggtgggagaggaggggaggagttGGGAACGAAACCAGTTCTCTCCCTCCACAGTCCTGGATGAGGACTATGGCCCTTGTAGCAAGGACTCTGAGGAAGAAGTGGACAAAGACCCAGGAGAGCTGAGGGATGGATGGAGGAGGCCTCTGGACCCAGAGCTTACCCCCAAAGACCCTTCCTTCACTGCATGGCAGGAGCAGAATTGGAGACGTGAGAGGATAATGGAGCagcaaaatgaaaaaatcaaGTTAGTGGATACAGGAGAAGGAGTCACCATGGTAAGGGAATTAAAGAAGGAAAAGTAGGTAAAAGGGGCTGTGAAAAGTTCTCCCTGAGACCCCCAGGGAGAGGTGGGGGCCAGCTTGCCTATTAATTTAATATTAAATTGGGGGTGGGAGTTGGAGAGGGAGAAGTTATTTCAGGGGATGATTTCTCAGCCTCTCACAGTTTGTACCTAGAGGGGGAAGAAAGATGAACACAAGtcagaagaagagaaaatataaaagtCACAAGTAGGGGTTAATCCCCTATTCCAGCTAGACCATTTTTCCTCTTtccatgccaaataaaacttataCTATCAAAGACAGTACTTGGTAGAAACCTGTACTGCTTCTGCCTCATAGCATTACTGACACGTTAACACCGGTACATCCCCCTTCACCCCGTGTTCGATCCCTCATGGTTCTTCTCCATCCCCATACTTACAAGAGAGGCTGAGGGCCTGGAGCCTTCACCAATCATAGCGGCGGGACTGTCGGGAGGGggagtcctcaggtccctgtaTAGCCAGGCggggaggcccctcagccctccGTCCCCCACCCCCTGAAGCCTCATGCCTTCGAAATTCAAGAGGGCGTTGCTGCCGGAATCGGGATGTCTCCCTCCGCCACTCATCATCAAATGCTGCAGCCTCACCTGGACAGGACAGAGACCAGATGTGATACCTGTGTACAGGTACTGGCATCTGGAGCCAGATGTAAAAGTGAGCCACAGCCTTTTAAGACCAAAAAACGGGTAAACAAAAGTGTGTGTAGaggtgggagggggtgggggtgtgttGGAGGAAGGCAGCAACTTCTTTATTTAGCTCTTCCATGGTTCCACTGGCAGGCCTAAGGCATAATTActggaaaaagaaatcacaaatgaGATAACTATTCAGTTAGACCTCCCTTAAAGAGCATAGTTCCATGcacacagtaaatatttaataaatattcgtTGATTTCCAAAAgatgaagaagagagaaaaaaaaaaaaaccagatataGGCAGGCAGAGCACAATACTGACTTAGGTGGCAAAGTTTGCCCCTCCTTGGTAAGGACATGGTCAACATCTGGTTCAGCCCCTAAGCTGACAACAGAGCTCCAAGTAAGATAGGAGTAAGAGGCTCATCCATAATTTTGCCCAAGGGACAGGGAAAGACAATATCTCCTAGCTCACAGGAGCTGGACTGGGTGCTACTGGCCAAGGAGAGGGAAGGGTGGTGGGCAGGAAAGAAGGCTCACTCTCATCCAAGTTGATGTAGTCCTGCCGCTCTTCCTGGTCCCCTGTGCGGTGGTTTCGGGAGCGCTGGAGGATGTGAGCCCTGTCTCGGATGTGATGCCCAATGGACATCTGCTCTAGTCCACTGTCCGAGTCCCGTACAGTCCTCCGTGTCTCCCTGATCTGGTATGAAAGCGCAAATGGCATATTCGGCTGCCCCTTCAAAAACCTAGCTACACCAACCCAGGAAAAACAAACCGCCCAAACCCAAATCTTGGGGAGAAATAAAAAAAGCCAGGATTTCTGTAGGTACCACTCAATCCTGCTTTCTGTGGGACAGGAGAGCCCCCCAACTTACCCCGCCTGGTGCTGAGCGCATCTCTGATGTCTCTTGGTAGACCTTGGGGGCACCATCCCCTGTATTGGAGTAGGAGATGACGGTGGAGGatgaaaaggtctggcaattgcCTCCAGCTGTCATGTGTTCCTGAAGAGGAAAAGGTATGAAAGGATTGAACAGGGACGGGTTTCTCCTCTGAAGACGTGAGCCCACCCTTCAGCTGCGTGTTCTTGCCTATAACTTTCTCACAAAATATGAGAACTGAGAAAACATCAGGCCTCACCATTGTCCCCCAAAGCCCTCTGGGTCTAATTATAAACAAAAAGGACCTTAAGAGATTAACTGGATACTTAATCAGAGAGCTGCTTCTTCACACTCAGGCCTGAGAGCAGAAGCAGAATCCCAGTGCTCTCTGGCTTCAATGACTTTATGCAGCCTGACCCCTTTACTAGAACACTCTTTCCCACTCCTGCCTCAGAGAACTTGAGTGTTGTCAGCATCACTGAGGACAAGGCTGGCGAAGGGTATAGGACCAGAGTCTCACCATGTTCCCAATCATGTCGTTCATCATTCCAAACATGTCCATGAAGCCACCCGACTAGAGGAAAGAGATAGAAAACAGTCAGGAACTCAAAGTCCATGCTCAGACATCATCGTGTTTAGGTACCCACTGGCACATGGCTACACGTTCCCTTTTTCCTTCACATCAAATGACTGCTCTTTCACATTCTTCAttaccaagactagaacactgatgTTTCTCCTCCCGTACACTGTCGACCTCCTCCTCAGTCTCTATGGCTGCCTTGATCCAATTTTCCTTCTTATCCTGAATCCTGACTGCCCTGTTTCCCCCTATCTTTAGGAAATGTGTTAAAGCTAATGAAATCTAACTTATAAAGAGGTAGGATGTGAAATTATTACAAAATCGAAGAATTATCTCCAGTTGGCTATTCAGCTGCACTTCCCTTCTCAAAAGGACAAAGTTTGCTAGACAATTACATCTTCCTAATGtgaatggggaaaccctggtggcatagtggttaagtgctatgactgttaaccaaagggtcagcagttcgaatccaccaggcgtgccttggaaactctatggggcagtcctactctgtcctatagggtcgctatgagtcgacggcactgggtggggaaTGTGAATGGCTCCTGTAAGTACAGGAGTCAGCAAATAAGTTAGCGTCTTTAATTCACAGGGCTCAAAGCACCCAATAGGCTCATAGTTTAGTGAACACTCTAATAAGAGAAGATCCTGGGGCTATTCTGGGAGgcacatttaaaaataacatctAAAGCTTATAGAGTGTGTCTGAGGTAGAAGAACAATGGACAATAAGGACTCACCATTCCCAGCATCCCAAAGGGGGAGACAGCCCCAGCCTAAAAATCCAAAAGGAAGAGAAATTAGAACCCACACCCTCTCTCATTACAATTCCAAACCAGGCCCAGGGTATTAGCTTATCTTCCATCCTCCTCTCAAAAGGGGATCAGAGCCCTTTTTCCAGACCCCATCAGTGAGACAAAGAACTTGGTTTGGCCTTTtgactctggtttctgaaaataacctGGGCAATCAAGATGCCTTTGTTTTTCAAATTAACCAGGCAAGTAGGCCCCATACCTAGCAAACTAACCTGGGGCGGTGGTGGGGGTTGGGTGGGGTGGGACCTAACACAGTCAAGAAGATTCATTGCTTGGATAGATCGTTATTATGCATGAAGACCCAAGTCATGCACATTCACTGAGGTCCCAATGACTAGGCGACCAGGAACACTGGACTGCTCTTTGAGTTATCAAGGATTGGTAAGAACATCTGTGCATGGGAGAGGGTGCAGCAAGTCCCTGGAGACAGTGAAAATGTCTTGGTGTCAGCacctctcccagaccttgcctgcTCCCCATGACCTGGCCACAGGTGGCCAGGGATGTTTTGGCCCAGTTCAGGATAGCTGAGGAAGAGGTCTGATCAAGTTGGGTGATTCAGAGAGTTTCTGCCACAGAATTGGCTAATTTCAAATATGAAAAGTGGTAAATTGACGATGTTAATTATCTTCACATTTTGGGGATCAGCCTTGTATCAATTTTTATTTACGCACCTTCCTTCACTCTGAGAAGACCGTTTCATTTGCTAAGTTTTAGGCTGCAGTGCAAGAAAAATGAAGTGCTCTACTAGACACCCTCTAACTTTTCTTTGGGTCTCAGGTACCTTTGCGGCACCATTACCTGCATCCTGCGGCTGGCAGGCCTGGTCCCTGGCATGTTGCCATCCGTGATGCTGAGGAAGGGGCTATATCCAAAGCCACCTGAGAACATACGGCTCATATGCTGACGGTGAATGGCAAAGGGGTCCCTGTAGAATAAGTATACAGTATGGATGGCAGAACCACCATGCAGTTGACACCTCCCACCAatcccacacacacaccaaaagtcACAGGGAAACAATGACACAGGTGCAACCTGCTTCCCCTCTAAGTCAGAGCTGGAGCTGAGTGTCCAGCCATCGTCTCAGTCCCAACCATTCCCAGCAACGGGAACCCAGACATCTGTCTGAACTCCTCCAGACCTTGAGTGGGATGGGTGCTCTACAGCATGAGGAGAAGGGAACACTCACATCAGGAACATGGGATCCTCAGGCTCCACGTCCCTCATGAAGTGGAACATCCTGATCTTAGCTCCAGGGGGCTCCACACTGTAAAGACGTGCAGGCTCAGATACCTGGGGGTGGCCAGGCTTTCCCACACTCCTTCAGTACagtatctcagtgcagggactctcgGAACACTGTCCCTCCCAAACAGGGTAACTGATCCCCCCAAACTCTTGGGATTCTCTACTTCAGATGTTCAACCTCACCCTCTAGGGAGAGAAGAGCTCTTCAAACCTCTCAGTGAGGGTCATGGGAAATTTTTCCAAGCCTGTTTTCTACCTCCCCCGCTAAGAACCATCTTCCCAAACCCCTCGCCAGAGGCATGCTCTCCCTCCCCCGACAGCCCTGTTCTGGATGAGAATCCCAAGTGCGGCACCTCCGATGCATTAAAGACCCCCACAACCCCGCCCCCTCCTCACACCCGGCCGCTGCCAGGCCTCCCCCAAGAGAGCCTCACAGTCCGAGCCGCGCCGGTCGGCGGCTCCCCCAGCTCCTGACTCCCCGCCGGGCAAGCAAGAGAGGCAAGCCCGACCCTCTCCCCTCACCATTCCCTCCCAGCATCCCAGACCCCGCAGCCCCGTGGGTCAGCTCCCGCCCGGACCCAGCAGCCCGCTCTGCTCGAGCCTCACCGGTCCCCGAATCGGGCTCAGCGGCCCATCCGGCCAGTTCCGCCTCTTGGTGCGGTGCAGGCTAAGGGGTCGCGGCCCAGGACACGGGGATTGGTCGGGGCTTGAGCTCCTCGGCCTTCCGCGCCGCCTCCTCCTACAGCTGCCACCTCCGTACCCCCTCCCTCGGCCCACGGAGCCCGAACCTCGGCCAGGCCCGGACGGAAATGACGTCACGGTGGGACCGCCCACCCCGAGGCCGGGCCCTCAGGAGCTCCGCCCGCCGGTGAGGATTGGGAGAAGGCTAGGGCCCCCGGCGGCGGTGGGGCGAAGAGGGGGAGGGCACGAGGGGCCGAGCCTGTGGCAGGGCGGGGTTCTCTGGGGACGAGAGGAGGGGAGGCCTCATTAATAACCTGGATTTGAATTCTTTGGACTGAAAGAGGCTCTCAGTGAGGGGGTGGATAAGAGAGGAGTCCCTTCCTGGAGAGGGACGGGGCGGGGCGGTGCATGCTCCctgaggggaaggaagagggcGTGGGGCAGGTTCccgtggggggaggggcaggctCTCTGTGGGCGACGAGGTGGAGCAGATCCCTGGGGGGAACGTTCATCTCCTGTGGGTGGAAGGGCGGCATTTCTGCGGGGGAGGCGCTAAAGGGCTAGTCTATTCGGGAGGAGGTGCGTTCCAGGCAGGGGCGGGGTCTCCAAAATGACGGAGGGAAGGAGgtgacagctcctgtccaggtcTAGCGCTGGCTTTGGTAACTTTGGCTGTGCAAAGAGAATTCGGGTCGGGAGACTGGCCGCCAGATGGCGCTCTTCGGCCAGGCTGGGACTGTAGGTCCTTGGAGACTGCCGTCGGAGAGGCTCTTGGACCCTTGTTACCAATCTGTCAGAGTGGGGAAAGGCTCTAGACTTGAAATAGTTTAATGGTAATCTGCCATCTCCTTTCTCTAAAATCTGTGTTCCGAAGAGCTGCTAGTCCTGCACTGATTTTTCTTGCCTCTAGTCAGGTAGGTAGGTCAAGGGTCAAATGTTTGGGAGAAGAAAGGGAGCTCAGTTAACCAGGATCACCCAGGGGCAGAGCTGAAAAAAGGACCTAGGAGACCTAACTGCAAGGCCACAGACTGATATTTTGACATACTAAATGCCTTGCACAAAAgctggctctgctggagaaaagagcCCTCCCCCTTGAGGTCAGGGGATTTGGACTGTCTAGAACAGACTTTAAACCATACTTATCCAAACTCTAGTTCTCCCGGGTTCTTTACTCTGGCCCTTAGCCATATTGGTGCTGTGTGGAGCCTGACTTTATGAGAAAGACTTGTTCCCAATAATtccctggggggtggggtggggggagttccCTAGCGACTCAGGAAAAGGTGCTAGGATCAGGGCTTCTCAGGTTTCTTTGAACTTGGTCATTattaaagaggaaaagacaacagtAGAGAcagataattaagacagagactggcagactGGCAAACCCAAAAAAAGAGTCAAagacagagaattaaaaaaaaaatgttttttatttctatttctggggAAGAGACTTGGTAAAATCATTTGTTGATCTTCAGATGCTCTATTTCTGTGGGCATCTCACCATGCAACTGCCCCTTTTCTTCTTGCCACAAACAAAAGCAGTTTGAATGTGATCAAGAGTTACCCCAGTGAGGGGCTTTGTAGCCCACATCTCATGAAGTGTGGTCCCTCCCCTTCCAGCTTTTCCCTTCTCATTCCATAGTAGTTAACCTTCAACAGAATTGGGTGGAAGATAAAACTTAGCTTCGAGcctcctccttttctctttttccattaCCTAGTGTCTTCTGCCTACTGCCTTTAGGTGCCTAAagctttttctcttcttccttctaaAAGTTATGAACCTGATATCTGTCAGTTCTACTTTTGCATGATTTTAAATCAATGTATTACCTCTCCTAGAAGTGTTTATAAATTACAGCTTAGCTTCTAACCATGAGACAATGCTCCAAACTTGAGCCTTGTCCCagattaaaaagaaatccttgagcTGGTGGGAATGGAGGAGGAGAAGATGCAAGAGTCCATTTTTAGAGACCCTGAAGACATACCATATAGGCAACCATCTACTTCAGAAATTCAGAGATGTTAATTTTACAAGTAACCTTTCTGCTCCCCACATCCAGAGTTTGTGTGtctgtcttccttctctttttctttcccttccttccttccttccttccttccttccttccttccttccttccttccttccttccttccttccttccttccttccttccttccttccttccttccttccttccttccttccttccttccttccttccttccttccttccttccttccttccctccttccctccttccctccctccctccctccctccctccctccctccctccttccttccttccttccttccttcctctctccctttcttccttactTTCTTGCCTCCTTCCATCTCTGTTCACTGGATTGTGGTAAACAAGAATCCCTCAGTCACTGGAGTGTCTCATGGATGATAAGACGTAAAGGAGAGTGGGCCCTGCAAGGGGTGATGCTAAGTATTATTAGAAAAGAAgatgtcaaaaacctaaatgcacagagaaacaccagaaattagcgtaacagaatatatttattgtgaataAATACAATTAAATTGGGTGTCAATCTGAAGGTATCAGGAAGGTGCTCCAAAAAGAGGGGATAGGGAAAGCAGGTTATATAGGTGGGATCCAGGCAGGGTCATCTCCTGAGGGTCATTTAATTCTCCAGAAGATCCCAATGTCTAAGGCAAAATGATGCTGATAAGCTGCTTAGTAGGCTCCTTTAACCTGAAGGTGACTTTAGGTTCAAGGTTCGAAAGGACATCTGAGGGCAattggcctgggtgggtcaccccaactccatggtcccagaaatctggattccagaatTAAAACAGTTTCTCAAAGGAAAAACAGTGGTTCCTGCATTCATTGCTCTTTCTGATGGAGCTAAAGTCAGGAAGTCCTTGAGAGGGCGGATCTGGGCCAGAAAAAGGGCCCTCTTTAGATGTGAGGTCACACCATCTGGACTGATCCCAGGGCAGTTGGATATTTGAACGGAGTAAGGGTGGGGCAATGATGTTGTGGGAGTTAGGGGAGATTGGATTTCCTGCCTGGGCCAAAGTAGGTAAGTGTGActgagtgtatgtgtatgtaaatgTGAGTATGTGCTGGAGGAGTGAGATAAAACCTTGGAAATTGGGGATAAGGTACCCCCAGGCGGAGAGAGTGAGTTGCAGGGTAGATACTAGTTCAGAGTGAGATTGAAAAATGACTcaggagcatttttttaaaaatcagcttttcagttaaaaaaattttttttatagtccgcattaactcaacaaatatttattgaacgcctactatgtgccaaatacTATTTCTGGCTCTGGAAATATAGTAAtgatatggagaaaaataaaacaaggtacacgtggggtcatcatgagttagaatcaatttgacagcaatgggtttggctttttttttttttgatagggaCAGGCAGGCAGCTGGAAGGTGACAGTTCCTTCTTTATGTAGGGTGATCAGGGAAGGCCTCATTGATAAAGTGGCACTTAAGCAGAGATCTGAACAAAGTGAGGTAAATAGCTGGGGTGAGAACATTCAAGACAAAGGAAATAGTGTGCCAGGTGCTCTGAATGAAGAAAAGAGCAGTGTGGAACAAAGAACTTGGTTTGGCCCTTTGACTCTGCTTTCTGAAAATAACCCCAGTAATCAAGAtgcttttgttttccaaaatagctgGGCAAGTAAGGACTACACAGGCCCCAAACCTGCCAAACTAACttcagggagggaggggagcacAATGCAGTCATGCATATTCAATGACTAGGGGACTCTGGACCTTGgtggtctttattttttttagatctCTTAGAAGGAcctctggtgatgcaatggttaaatgctgagctgctaactcaaaagtcggtggtttgaacccaccagctgctctgcaggagaaaagacttgatcTGCTCcagtaggaaaccctatgggacagttctgtagggtccctgtgtgtAGGAATGAACTGGGTGGCACACGATAACAACAGATTTGTGAGAACATCCATGCACAGGAGACTGAGTGGCACATCCTTGGGAACAATGGAGGTCCCACCCTGGGAACTCTCCCAGACTTTGCCTGATGCGTCTCTTCACTTGtctcctttctggttataataaatagGTAACTGTAAGtgtaggtaataaaaaaaatagtctccGTGAATTTTGTGAGTCGTTATAGAGAATTAATGAACCCATAGGAACAAGGAGCCAGCAGGCACTGGGAGTACAGAGTCAACTTGGGTagacccagctctgggtggctggaTGATAGGGAAAGGCTGTGCTTGCAGTCGATGAAGAAGGATAGAAGGACCTAGTcccaggggaagagagagagacagacagctgGTCTAGGGCTGCTCCCTAACGACCTGGCCTCAGGTGACCAGGGATGTTTTGACCCAGCTCAGGATAGCTGGAGATGAAGTGTGATCTAACtctgggtggctagggtcagatAGAGAGTTTTTGCCATGGAAGTGGCTGTGATGAGGTATGGAGATGTGGGAAGGTGAGCCCTGGGTCCATTCCCAGCTGGGAATTACATTCATGCTGATCATTGTCATGCAGTTAGTGATAACGGCAGGGTTTGCCCACCTTGCCCCTTTTATATTGCAGTTTATAGCGCAGCTCTAACAAATAGTAATAacagacagaggaagaaggagttgGATTATGGGGGCTTAGTaggctctgcaaaaaaaaaaaaaaaaattttttttttttaaggctctgTAAGGCCTACAAAATGATCGCTTTGGCTGTTGTATAGACTATGAGAGGCAACACAGAAACAGAagacctactaaaaaaaaaaaaaactttttttagctTAGAGTAAATTAGCAGTAGTGGAAGTGATGAGAAGTGGTCAGATAATAGATATATTTTGAACATGGAGCTAACAATTTGTTGATGGCCCGGTTGTGTGGTATGAGAGAGAAGTGTTACGGATAACT
The DNA window shown above is from Elephas maximus indicus isolate mEleMax1 chromosome 4, mEleMax1 primary haplotype, whole genome shotgun sequence and carries:
- the MLF2 gene encoding myeloid leukemia factor 2, producing the protein MFHFMRDVEPEDPMFLMDPFAIHRQHMSRMFSGGFGYSPFLSITDGNMPGTRPASRRMQAGAVSPFGMLGMSGGFMDMFGMMNDMIGNMEHMTAGGNCQTFSSSTVISYSNTGDGAPKVYQETSEMRSAPGGIRETRRTVRDSDSGLEQMSIGHHIRDRAHILQRSRNHRTGDQEERQDYINLDESEAAAFDDEWRRETSRFRQQRPLEFRRHEASGGGGRRAEGPPRLAIQGPEDSPSRQSRRYDW